GCAGTCCTTAGAAAAATCAAGTTAGCACTTGATCCCAAGGCTATTTTAAACCCTGACCGTATTTTTGATCTGTAGCATAACTAAAGCTGGTTACCAATTTCATGTTGGTAACCAGCTTTTAATATGTGGTATTTATTTTTAATTAAATATCTCACCTTTATTTTGGTCAATTTTCGCCTGCCATTCTTGACGACTGCTATCACTCATCGTTGCCCATTCCGATACTTCGCCAATAATTTTTAAAGGGGCAGCCGAACGATATGAACGGGTCAAATTGCCAGGAAACTTCTGGTCGGTCACATTCGGGTCATTTTCAATGGCGCCGGTAGCTTCAACAATAAATATCCGTTCCTTTCCTTCTCCTTTTGCCAAAGCTGCCGCTAGCGCCGCACCATTTAAATTAGCTGTAAAATAGCTATGATTCATCTTGAGCTCTTGACGATAATTAGAATTCAAACCAGCCTTCAACGAATCCCCAATCTGTAAATCAGCACGCGTCCCATGATAAAAAGGTCCTTGATCAAAGACTTTACCTCTGTAATCATTAGCTGCCTCAAAATTAAGCGCAGCATTTTCCACATCGTTCAAAGCTTGATAACACTTTGCGATATTTTCATACAAAGTTGCATAGGCACTTTTGACATTATTATCATCCATCAGGCGTGCGTAACGCAAGGATGTTTCAAACCAATTCAGTTTATCGGTCAGCTCATTTTGAAGACGCCCCAAATGGAAGGCTGCGATGAAACGTTCAAAGTCATCTGTAGCAACCTCCCAAGCCTTCATAAACATCATTTGGGCTTGATTAGTTTCTCCTTTTGCTTCTAAGGCTAATCCTTCCATACATAATTTGACAACCGGATTGCTTGGATCAAACATAGTGTCAACTCCTTTTCCCATTACGGACGAATATAAGCATAACCTTCCTTTTGTTTTCTAGCAATTTCGACCACACCAGCATTTACGATTCGTACAGCGGTATTTATTTGAGGGGGTTGAATGGTATTCGCTTTTAAGGCATTGTTGCAAGCGACAAAATCGACTTGTGCTAATAAATCGGCTTCAATCGCATCGGTTGTATAATATTTTACAGCGGGACCGTTGGCTACGACGGTAATATGAGCATCTGGCACTTCATGCAAAAAGTTTTTGACATTCGCTAAGGTCATGGACCATTTTTCTGTTTCATCCAGATGGAATAGCACTTTCATTTTATACGCTCCTTATTTCTTGTTGTTTGAAATGTTGGTAACTCAAGATACAAATGGGAATAAAATACAGGCACCAGATTTCTAATACGAGGACACCAATGATTTCCCCACCCACCATATCCGAATTGAATAGGCCTAATACGGGAATGATACCTACTACCGTAAAAACACCATGAAACAACAATAATGTTCTCAATATTTTGTCTACTTTATTTTTGGGTACGATGGTGAGTCCGATAAAGAAAGTAGATACGGATAGCATAGCATATCCGAACAAATCATAGGCAAAAAACAAACCGAATTTTTGATAATCAAGTATTTGAATGGCTTGTTCGGTCAAATCATTTTGTTGAAGCGTCGTAATTTGCGCATAATACACTAACATAACAAAGACACCATAAATAATCGCAAAGGCGATACCAGCCAATTTGGCTGCCTCAAAACCTATAGCTGCAAACGCGCCAAAACTACTCGCCATAATGATGTAGCCACAAGCTAATACGATACAAACGGCATAGGCAGCACTTGAATAATCAATCAACATAAAGACAGCAAACAAAATGACACTAATCAAAGTGATAGCAGATCCAAGCATTCCCATCGTTCGATTCATACAACCATCCTTTCGATTATCTACTTTATAGCACACAGCAAAGAAAATATTAAAAAAGAAGCAAAGACAGTCCATTCATTGTCTTTGCTTCACATTTCCAACTAAATTCTAATATTAAGCTGCATCATCTAGTTCTTCTTCAGATTCCGCCTCAGATTCCGTTTCTTCGGAAATATCTTCTTCCCCTTCGGAAACGTCTTCTTCTTCAACATCCTCTTCGGTTGTTTCCTCTTCGGTCACTTCTTCCGTTTCTTCGGCTACTTCTTCTTCATCGCTTGCTTCAGTTTCAACTGCTCCATTTATTTCCGCTACGGCCGTTTGTCCAGCAATACGTCCGAATACAACGATATCTAAAACGGCGTTACCACCAATACGATTGCCACCATGAA
This window of the Fundicoccus culcitae genome carries:
- the arr gene encoding NAD(+)--rifampin ADP-ribosyltransferase — protein: MFDPSNPVVKLCMEGLALEAKGETNQAQMMFMKAWEVATDDFERFIAAFHLGRLQNELTDKLNWFETSLRYARLMDDNNVKSAYATLYENIAKCYQALNDVENAALNFEAANDYRGKVFDQGPFYHGTRADLQIGDSLKAGLNSNYRQELKMNHSYFTANLNGAALAAALAKGEGKERIFIVEATGAIENDPNVTDQKFPGNLTRSYRSAAPLKIIGEVSEWATMSDSSRQEWQAKIDQNKGEIFN
- a CDS encoding DsrE family protein, with protein sequence MKVLFHLDETEKWSMTLANVKNFLHEVPDAHITVVANGPAVKYYTTDAIEADLLAQVDFVACNNALKANTIQPPQINTAVRIVNAGVVEIARKQKEGYAYIRP